The following proteins are co-located in the Dromiciops gliroides isolate mDroGli1 chromosome 2, mDroGli1.pri, whole genome shotgun sequence genome:
- the NODAL gene encoding nodal homolog, which yields MGELHFSLLLVACGAAVTAVPLVLPSSPSPLAYMLRLYHGHDQPRAHIVRSLQALDVLMVGQHWTFAFDFSFLNQEEDLEGAELRIQLSPLGEPPAEAPILVEIFHQPKWEESDSPACLERRRLALFVVTDSQVAFSSDGMVLQVTELLNKSLRPLSSQEEMLASTLAGADGAGKECKRRPPQSPVSEVLLMLYSNITKEQRRLGGSTLLWEAESSWRAREGRISQEKVKRYPRHRHGVENQPCRRVRFQVDFNQLGWGSWIIYPKQYEAFRCEGECPNPMDEKFHPTNHAYIQSLLKFYQPTQVPSTCCAPVKTKALSMLYLEKGNVLLEHHKDMIVEECGCR from the exons ATGGGAGAGCTCCACTTTAGCCTCCTGCTGGTGGCCTGCGGGGCAGCTGTGACCGCAGTACCCCTGGTCCTGCCCTCGTCGCCTTCTCCCCTGGCATACATGCTAAGGCTCTACCACGGCCATGACCAGCCCCGCGCCCACATCGTCCGTAGCCTGCAGGCCCTGG ATGTGTTGATGGTGGGACAGCACTGGACGTTTGCCTTTGATTTTTCCTTCCTGAACCAAGAGGAGGATCTGGAAGGTGCCGAGCTGCGGATCCAACTCTCCCCCTTGGGGGAGCCTCCGGCAGAGGCACCGATCTTGGTAGAGATCTTTCACCAGCCCAAGTGGGAGGAGAGCGACTCCCCGGCCTGCCTGGAGCGCCGTCGGCTGGCTCTGTTTGTCGTCACTGACTCCCAAGTCGCCTTCTCCTCGGACGGCATGGTGCTGCAGGTGACGGAGCTCCTCAACAAGTCACTCAGGCCCCTGAGCAGCCAGGAGGAGATGCTGGCCTCGACCCTGGCAGGGGCAGATGGAGCAGGCAAGGAGTGCAAGCGCCGGCCCCCCCAGTCTCCCGTCTCTGAGGTGCTGCTCATGCTCTACTCCAACATCACCAAGGAACAGAGGCGCCTGGGGGGCTCCACGTTGCTGTGGGAGGCAGAGAGCTCATGGAGGGCCAGGGAGGGCAGGATCTCACAGGAGAAGGTCAAGAGGTACCCTCGACACAGGCACGGGGTGGAAAACCAGCCGTGTAGGAGGGTCAGGTTTCAAGTGGACTTCAACCAGCTAGGCTGGGGCTCCTGGATCATCTACCCCAAGCAGTACGAAGCCTTTCGCTGTGAAGGAGAATGTCCCAACCCCATGGACGAGAAGTTTCACCCGACCAACCACGCCTACATACAG AGTTTACTGAAGTTCTACCAGCCCACGCAAGTGCCCTCCACGTGCTGCGCTCCTGTGAAGACCAAGGCCCTCAGCATGCTGTACTTGGAGAAAGGCAATGTCCTGCTGGAACATCACAAGGACATGATCGTGGAGGAGTGTGGGTGCCGCTGA